A window of the Thermodesulfobacteriota bacterium genome harbors these coding sequences:
- the murA gene encoding UDP-N-acetylglucosamine 1-carboxyvinyltransferase: MEKLVIEGGYKLEGEVSISGSKNAVLPVLAATLLAKGEFRIGNVPRLKDVETMMELLKLLGCEVEWIDTRMLRVDTSRAENYVAPYDVVKKMRASVLVMGSLVGRLRRAVVSYPGGCAIGVRPIDMHLEGLKKMGCDVELKGGYVDVNAQKIRGAKISFKTKTVGGTENLMMASVCAPGETILENAAREPEVVDLARMLKKMGAKIEGEGTDVIRIEGVSELHPCDYEVIPDRIEAGTYLVACGITGGEVIIKGCIPEHLRSVIEKLREAGMEIVEKDGELLSRMRRKRPIACSVSTMPYPHFPTDMQAQFMAFMCVANGISRITENIFENRMLHVAELKRMGADIELSGRTAVVRGVKSLSGAKVMASDLRASASLVLAGLRCEGVTEVLRIYHLDRGYERIEEKLKKLGAKIERVEDEDMGA; this comes from the coding sequence ATGGAAAAACTTGTCATAGAGGGCGGCTATAAATTAGAAGGAGAAGTTTCGATAAGCGGCTCTAAGAACGCGGTACTTCCTGTCCTTGCTGCGACACTTCTCGCAAAGGGGGAATTCCGGATAGGTAATGTTCCTAGGCTTAAAGACGTTGAAACGATGATGGAGCTTTTGAAGCTTCTGGGATGCGAGGTGGAATGGATCGACACAAGGATGCTAAGAGTTGATACTTCTAGGGCCGAAAATTACGTTGCTCCATACGATGTGGTAAAGAAGATGAGAGCCTCTGTGCTGGTTATGGGTTCTCTCGTGGGAAGACTGAGACGCGCAGTTGTATCCTATCCTGGGGGATGCGCCATAGGCGTTCGACCGATAGACATGCACCTTGAAGGTTTAAAGAAAATGGGGTGCGATGTGGAACTCAAAGGAGGATACGTGGATGTTAATGCACAAAAGATAAGAGGAGCAAAGATCTCTTTTAAGACGAAAACAGTAGGAGGAACGGAAAATCTTATGATGGCTTCTGTTTGTGCACCAGGAGAAACGATCTTAGAGAACGCGGCGAGGGAGCCAGAGGTAGTTGATCTTGCGCGAATGCTTAAAAAAATGGGAGCAAAAATTGAGGGAGAAGGAACGGACGTGATAAGGATCGAAGGTGTCAGTGAATTACACCCGTGCGACTATGAGGTGATCCCTGATCGAATTGAGGCGGGTACTTATCTTGTGGCATGTGGAATAACGGGTGGGGAAGTCATCATAAAGGGGTGCATCCCCGAGCACCTCCGCTCTGTTATAGAGAAGTTAAGAGAAGCTGGAATGGAAATAGTGGAAAAGGATGGAGAGTTATTATCCCGCATGAGAAGGAAAAGACCGATTGCCTGTTCAGTTTCGACCATGCCATATCCTCATTTTCCGACTGACATGCAGGCTCAGTTTATGGCATTTATGTGCGTGGCTAACGGAATAAGCCGTATCACAGAAAATATATTCGAAAATAGAATGCTCCACGTAGCTGAGCTAAAAAGGATGGGGGCGGATATAGAGCTTTCTGGGAGAACCGCGGTAGTGAGAGGGGTAAAGTCACTATCCGGAGCCAAGGTTATGGCCTCCGATCTCAGAGCTTCGGCGTCTCTTGTCCTAGCCGGGCTTAGATGCGAGGGAGTGACAGAGGTTCTAAGGATATATCATTTGGACCGAGGCTACGAGCGGATAGAGGAGAAATTGAAAAAATTGGGAGCAAAGATAGAAAGGGTGGAAGATGAAGATATGGGAGCTTGA
- the hisD gene encoding histidinol dehydrogenase, which yields MKIWELEKDKDELVALLNEVRFKRKEEVRKEVLEIKKRVEKEKERALIELSKRFDGWDREYSLKLTVEEIRDSLRKVKEEDILLLKRMAQRVRAYHEDKKNDRRLFRRKGLLVEEDYVAIEKLLIYAPGGKASYPSSLIMAAVPALIAGVKEIYVTSPAPKGEVNPYLCAAAEVLGITNVYRVGGAQAIFAFALGLGEIPKVDMIVGPGNAYVEEAKRECFGLVGLDTIAGPSELLILVKEPVFPDLVAKDMLSQAEHDEMALVWLLCRDRRYIEEVISHLSSYSQRAQRKDIIEKVLERNAFFVHYASEERAIETINRIAPEHLEVIGDVNVEKILYPGIIYLGITTPTALGDYYIGTNHILPTGGSGRFLGGLSVETFKRKRVMVKCDLDFILKHGKHAERLAEIEGLECHKEAIRARKERRDEIKDWVSKREPSRTDPKTL from the coding sequence ATGAAGATATGGGAGCTTGAAAAGGATAAGGACGAACTAGTAGCGTTATTGAACGAGGTGAGATTTAAGAGAAAGGAGGAGGTAAGGAAGGAGGTTCTTGAAATAAAAAAGAGGGTCGAAAAAGAAAAGGAGAGAGCATTAATCGAACTATCTAAAAGATTTGACGGTTGGGATCGCGAATACAGTTTAAAACTGACGGTGGAGGAGATAAGAGACAGTTTGAGGAAGGTAAAAGAGGAAGACATCCTGTTACTTAAAAGAATGGCGCAAAGGGTGAGAGCATACCATGAGGATAAAAAGAATGATAGGAGACTTTTTAGAAGAAAAGGTCTTCTCGTAGAAGAAGACTATGTAGCCATAGAGAAGCTTCTCATATACGCTCCTGGTGGAAAAGCGTCATATCCCTCGTCGCTTATCATGGCAGCGGTACCCGCCCTAATTGCTGGAGTAAAGGAGATATACGTCACAAGTCCAGCCCCAAAGGGAGAAGTAAATCCTTACCTATGTGCGGCGGCCGAAGTCTTGGGGATAACAAATGTTTACCGTGTAGGTGGCGCACAAGCAATATTCGCATTTGCCTTAGGTCTGGGTGAGATACCGAAGGTGGATATGATAGTTGGGCCTGGAAATGCCTACGTCGAGGAGGCAAAGAGGGAGTGCTTCGGCCTTGTAGGGTTAGATACGATTGCGGGACCGTCCGAACTTCTAATCCTGGTAAAGGAGCCGGTTTTTCCCGATTTGGTGGCAAAGGATATGCTTTCCCAGGCGGAGCACGATGAAATGGCTTTGGTTTGGCTTCTCTGTAGGGATCGAAGATACATAGAAGAAGTAATAAGTCACCTATCCTCGTACTCGCAGAGGGCCCAAAGAAAAGACATAATAGAGAAAGTTTTAGAGAGGAACGCCTTCTTCGTCCATTATGCGAGTGAGGAGAGAGCCATAGAGACCATAAATAGAATAGCGCCCGAACACCTTGAAGTTATAGGAGATGTTAATGTGGAAAAAATCCTCTACCCCGGTATAATTTATCTGGGGATTACAACGCCGACAGCTTTAGGGGACTACTACATAGGGACAAATCATATTTTACCGACGGGCGGTTCAGGAAGATTCCTAGGCGGGCTCTCCGTTGAGACCTTTAAAAGAAAGAGGGTGATGGTTAAGTGTGACCTTGATTTTATTTTGAAGCACGGAAAGCACGCCGAACGTCTTGCTGAAATAGAAGGACTCGAATGTCATAAAGAAGCGATCAGGGCAAGAAAGGAGAGGAGAGATGAAATTAAAGATTGGGTTTCCAAAAGGGAGCCTTCAAGAACAGACCCTAAGACTCTTTAA
- the hisG gene encoding ATP phosphoribosyltransferase: MKLKIGFPKGSLQEQTLRLFKNAGYSVKVAERSYVPLIDDDEMEGLLIRAQEIPRYVESGILDVGITGLDWVLEQEAKVVHVERLRYGKVGFKGVKWVVAVPNDSPIKRIEDLRGKKIATELVNFTKKYFQERGIETFVEFSWGATEVKPPLLADAIVEVTETGASLKAHNLRIIETVLESETVVIANEGSWQDSWKRKKIENIVMLLRGALLAEEKVGLKMNVPKERLEDVTRILPSLHTPTISNLYDPGWVAVEVIIDEKIVRDLIPELKRAGAQGIVEYPLNKVIL, encoded by the coding sequence ATGAAATTAAAGATTGGGTTTCCAAAAGGGAGCCTTCAAGAACAGACCCTAAGACTCTTTAAAAACGCCGGTTACTCGGTGAAAGTCGCAGAAAGGTCGTATGTGCCTTTAATCGATGACGATGAGATGGAAGGACTCCTCATTCGGGCACAGGAAATCCCGAGGTACGTAGAGAGCGGGATCTTGGATGTGGGCATTACGGGACTCGATTGGGTGCTTGAGCAAGAGGCGAAGGTTGTTCACGTTGAAAGATTAAGGTACGGAAAAGTTGGTTTTAAAGGTGTCAAGTGGGTTGTGGCAGTCCCAAACGACTCTCCCATAAAAAGAATCGAAGATTTAAGAGGAAAGAAGATCGCCACAGAACTTGTTAACTTTACAAAGAAGTACTTCCAGGAAAGAGGGATAGAGACGTTTGTGGAGTTTTCATGGGGAGCCACCGAGGTAAAACCGCCTCTTCTTGCCGATGCCATCGTGGAGGTAACGGAGACAGGTGCCTCTTTGAAAGCGCATAACCTGCGGATAATCGAAACGGTTTTAGAATCGGAAACGGTAGTTATAGCGAATGAAGGTTCCTGGCAAGATAGCTGGAAGAGAAAAAAAATAGAGAATATAGTTATGCTTCTCAGGGGAGCGCTTCTTGCTGAGGAGAAAGTGGGATTAAAGATGAACGTTCCGAAGGAAAGATTGGAGGATGTGACAAGGATACTTCCTTCTTTGCACACACCGACCATCTCGAACCTCTACGATCCCGGGTGGGTAGCGGTGGAAGTCATAATAGATGAGAAGATTGTGAGAGATTTGATTCCCGAACTGAAAAGGGCTGGGGCCCAAGGTATAGTTGAATATCCGTTAAACAAAGTGATTTTGTAG
- the hisB gene encoding imidazoleglycerol-phosphate dehydratase HisB, which yields MTRRSDLLRKTKETEIKVSLNVEGEGKYRIVTPVPFLNHMLELFAKHGNFDLEIEATGDVNVDPHHTVEDLGYALGASFYEALGDKRGVNRYGYALIPMDETLCLFALDLSGRPHLAVKGSLKGFAGSFDTGLIVDFFWAFVNESKMTIHIHILSGRNPHHKIEAIFKAFGKAMRMAVDASEKQGDIPSTKGVL from the coding sequence GTGACAAGACGATCAGACCTTTTAAGAAAAACGAAAGAGACAGAGATAAAGGTTTCCCTAAATGTGGAAGGAGAGGGTAAGTACAGGATCGTAACGCCCGTTCCTTTTCTAAACCATATGCTCGAGCTTTTCGCAAAGCACGGCAACTTCGACCTAGAAATTGAGGCGACTGGAGATGTAAACGTCGATCCCCACCACACAGTGGAAGATTTAGGTTATGCGCTTGGTGCTTCTTTTTATGAAGCCCTTGGAGACAAAAGAGGTGTAAACAGGTATGGGTATGCTTTAATACCGATGGACGAGACCCTTTGTCTTTTCGCTTTGGATTTAAGTGGAAGGCCACATCTTGCGGTTAAAGGAAGTTTGAAGGGGTTCGCGGGCTCATTCGACACAGGGCTTATAGTCGACTTTTTCTGGGCCTTTGTGAATGAATCCAAAATGACTATACACATACACATTCTTTCCGGAAGGAATCCTCACCACAAAATTGAGGCCATATTCAAGGCTTTCGGAAAGGCTATGAGAATGGCCGTAGATGCAAGTGAAAAACAAGGAGATATTCCATCAACGAAAGGTGTTCTTTAA
- a CDS encoding ABC transporter ATP-binding protein, whose translation MKVVEVRDLVKNYNSLRAVDRVSFDIFKGECFGFLGPNGAGKTTIIRILYGLSPPTSGEVRIFGMDIKTDAPLIKAKIGVVPQEENLDVELSVMENLIVYARFFDIPGKKAKAIAERLLEFANLKEKKAENVRSLSGGMKRSLLLARALINDPELIILDEPTVGLDPKMRRMIWERLIELKSNGKTLILTTHYMEEAQRLCDRVAIMDQGKIVELGNTQEIIKRYGGDLEKVYLRLTGKSLGA comes from the coding sequence ATGAAAGTTGTGGAAGTGAGAGACCTTGTTAAAAATTATAACTCCCTTAGAGCAGTAGACCGGGTGAGTTTCGATATTTTTAAAGGTGAGTGCTTCGGGTTTCTCGGGCCAAATGGTGCTGGAAAGACAACGATAATTAGAATTCTTTATGGTCTTTCTCCCCCAACATCGGGCGAAGTTAGAATTTTTGGGATGGACATAAAGACGGATGCTCCATTGATAAAAGCAAAGATAGGAGTTGTTCCACAGGAAGAGAACTTGGATGTGGAGCTATCTGTGATGGAAAATCTCATAGTCTATGCCAGGTTTTTTGACATACCAGGGAAGAAAGCTAAAGCCATCGCGGAAAGGCTGCTTGAATTTGCCAATCTTAAAGAGAAGAAGGCGGAAAACGTAAGGTCACTTTCCGGCGGAATGAAAAGATCGCTCCTTTTGGCGCGGGCGCTCATTAACGACCCGGAACTCATCATCTTGGATGAGCCTACGGTAGGGCTAGACCCTAAGATGAGAAGGATGATCTGGGAAAGATTAATAGAGCTAAAGAGTAACGGTAAAACTCTAATCCTTACGACCCACTACATGGAGGAAGCCCAAAGGCTTTGCGACAGGGTCGCAATTATGGACCAGGGTAAAATAGTTGAGCTGGGTAATACTCAGGAAATAATAAAAAGGTACGGAGGAGACTTGGAAAAGGTTTATCTTAGGCTTACTGGGAAGAGTCTAGGAGCATGA
- a CDS encoding ABC transporter permease codes for MSVKRALRVFQRNLAVYKKLYRSSIVLNFCEPVLYILAFGIGLGAYIKEINGVPYMEFIAPGIIASSSMFASCYECTYGTFVRMNFQRTFEAILSTPVSAYELILGELLWGASKSVFYGSIIILTLLLLGIFSSFSLFLVLPVLFLSGFVFAQLSIICASFVPGIDSFNYFYTLFITPMFLFSGIFFPVDILPESLRIVAEFTPLYHLTNLCRGYASGEFYGTIPDLLWLIGFALILFPFPFLLMKRRIVN; via the coding sequence ATGAGCGTAAAGAGAGCACTAAGAGTTTTTCAGAGAAACTTGGCGGTGTACAAAAAACTTTATAGATCGAGCATCGTGCTTAACTTTTGCGAACCCGTCCTTTACATTTTGGCGTTTGGGATAGGACTCGGGGCCTATATAAAGGAGATAAACGGAGTTCCGTATATGGAATTTATCGCACCTGGCATAATCGCGTCATCCTCTATGTTCGCATCCTGTTATGAATGCACTTATGGCACTTTCGTGAGGATGAACTTTCAAAGGACATTCGAAGCGATACTTTCCACCCCCGTTTCAGCTTATGAGCTCATTCTGGGTGAACTTCTATGGGGGGCTTCAAAGAGCGTATTTTACGGCAGCATAATCATACTGACCCTCCTCCTTCTAGGCATATTTTCGTCCTTTTCCTTATTTCTAGTCCTTCCTGTGCTTTTTTTAAGCGGGTTTGTCTTTGCTCAACTCTCTATAATTTGTGCTTCCTTTGTTCCAGGTATCGATTCTTTCAACTACTTTTACACGCTCTTTATAACTCCCATGTTCCTCTTTTCGGGAATATTCTTTCCTGTCGATATACTTCCGGAATCCTTGCGGATAGTTGCAGAATTCACTCCGCTTTACCATTTGACCAATCTGTGTAGGGGATATGCGTCCGGGGAATTTTACGGGACAATTCCGGATCTTCTTTGGCTAATCGGGTTTGCTTTAATTTTATTCCCCTTCCCCTTTCTTCTCATGAAGAGAAGGATTGTAAATTGA
- the thrC gene encoding threonine synthase, whose product MRKIMYYSTNNYQEKVDFETALLNGMGSNYGLYMFSKEDIPHLSMEKIKSMRGMSYAEIAYEVLSPFLLSEIPKPDLRKLLNNAYDEEKIRTRVEHVTGRTYIMWLTDGPTYSFKDYAARFYGRVLEFFLKRRKERRIVIVATSGDTGGAIADALYGLESVDLCVFYPKDSISEEQRRQMTTLQGNVYAFEVNGDFDICQALAKEILSDKEFAKEVFKQASIFTSANSISIGRLLPQAVYPFYGYSRIEDGGLGFIASVPSGNFGNMMGTVIAKAMGLPVRKIICALNENAEFMEFLKEGRYVVKPTVKSPSSAMNVSHPNNIARLFDFYGGHIYDERDVEKNEVVRRGIIDRMPDMEKLRRDIEAISVSNEEHYKTIRDVYYQFGVLLDPHGAVGWNALEKYLKGVHDFPSIVYETAHPGKFPKEVERAVGFKPEIPFGITKRMEMEERIYKVESEPERTESGLRLTKRQVEEAKSKIREILAP is encoded by the coding sequence ATGAGGAAGATAATGTACTACAGCACGAATAATTACCAAGAAAAAGTGGACTTTGAGACGGCCCTTTTGAACGGAATGGGCTCAAACTATGGGCTATACATGTTCTCGAAAGAGGACATTCCGCATTTGAGTATGGAAAAGATAAAAAGTATGCGCGGTATGTCTTATGCGGAGATAGCCTACGAAGTTTTGAGTCCCTTCCTTTTATCAGAGATCCCAAAGCCCGACCTAAGAAAGCTCTTAAATAACGCCTATGATGAAGAAAAGATAAGGACCCGCGTAGAACATGTAACCGGAAGGACTTACATAATGTGGCTCACGGACGGACCCACATATTCATTTAAGGACTATGCTGCCAGGTTTTACGGTCGCGTACTCGAGTTTTTCTTAAAAAGGAGAAAAGAGAGGAGAATAGTCATAGTGGCAACGAGCGGTGACACAGGAGGTGCGATAGCTGATGCACTCTACGGGCTGGAAAGCGTCGATTTATGCGTATTCTATCCTAAAGATTCAATTTCGGAAGAACAGAGAAGACAGATGACCACCCTTCAGGGGAACGTATACGCGTTCGAGGTGAATGGGGATTTTGACATTTGTCAGGCGTTGGCAAAGGAGATCCTCTCTGATAAAGAGTTTGCTAAAGAGGTTTTTAAACAGGCATCAATTTTTACTTCGGCGAACTCCATAAGCATAGGTAGACTTTTGCCTCAGGCCGTCTATCCGTTCTATGGTTATTCTAGGATCGAAGATGGAGGTTTAGGTTTTATAGCATCAGTTCCCTCAGGAAATTTTGGAAATATGATGGGGACCGTCATCGCAAAAGCTATGGGCCTGCCGGTTCGAAAAATAATCTGCGCACTGAATGAAAATGCAGAATTCATGGAGTTTTTGAAGGAAGGGAGGTACGTTGTAAAACCGACGGTAAAGTCGCCTTCTTCGGCCATGAACGTTTCCCATCCGAATAACATTGCGAGGCTTTTTGACTTTTACGGCGGTCACATATACGATGAAAGGGATGTGGAGAAAAACGAAGTAGTGAGGCGGGGAATCATAGACAGAATGCCAGATATGGAGAAGTTGAGAAGGGATATAGAGGCGATAAGTGTTTCGAATGAGGAGCATTACAAGACAATAAGGGATGTCTATTACCAGTTCGGGGTACTACTGGACCCTCACGGCGCGGTTGGCTGGAATGCTTTAGAGAAGTACCTAAAAGGCGTACACGATTTCCCCTCAATTGTCTATGAGACTGCCCATCCCGGAAAATTTCCGAAAGAGGTTGAAAGGGCCGTCGGTTTTAAGCCTGAAATTCCTTTCGGTATAACGAAAAGAATGGAGATGGAAGAACGAATTTACAAAGTTGAGAGTGAACCGGAAAGAACAGAATCTGGACTTAGGCTTACAAAAAGACAGGTGGAAGAGGCAAAAAGCAAGATAAGAGAGATTTTGGCACCATGA
- a CDS encoding zinc ABC transporter substrate-binding protein produces the protein MRKILCVGLILLIFVDTSFGKTRIVASIFPFYDFTRQVVKERADVHLLVGADVDPHHFEPKPSDFLEIRRADFFVYGGSEIEPWAAKIIKGIISERPYIVPLGEGLDLAYSGKGVKDPHVWLDLTYVERMVVTLMESLSQKDPGNGDFYRKNGKLYIEKIRQLDRKFERTLSSCKVKTIVHAGHYSFGYLAKRYGLGYFAAYPPHMESDVQPKKVWKMKDILKKNRAKFVFYEESKNRKLAEKLAKELGIEILPLNPGHSVSKKDLEGGITFEKIMENNLQSLRKGLECNP, from the coding sequence ATGAGAAAGATCCTTTGCGTCGGTCTTATTTTACTTATCTTCGTGGATACCTCTTTCGGCAAGACAAGGATTGTCGCGAGTATCTTCCCGTTTTATGACTTCACCCGCCAAGTGGTGAAGGAAAGGGCTGATGTACATCTTCTTGTAGGTGCAGATGTGGATCCCCACCATTTCGAGCCTAAACCGAGCGACTTTTTGGAGATCAGGAGGGCTGATTTCTTTGTATATGGAGGTAGTGAAATTGAGCCGTGGGCGGCAAAAATAATAAAAGGGATCATTAGTGAGCGACCATATATCGTTCCATTAGGGGAGGGATTGGATCTTGCCTATTCAGGAAAAGGTGTCAAGGATCCCCATGTCTGGCTAGATCTTACTTACGTTGAAAGGATGGTTGTTACTCTTATGGAGAGTCTTTCGCAAAAAGATCCGGGAAACGGAGACTTCTACAGAAAAAACGGTAAGCTCTACATAGAAAAGATAAGGCAACTAGACAGGAAATTCGAAAGAACATTATCGTCTTGCAAAGTAAAAACGATCGTTCACGCAGGTCATTACTCTTTCGGTTATTTAGCAAAACGGTACGGATTAGGATATTTTGCCGCCTATCCTCCGCATATGGAATCGGATGTTCAACCGAAAAAGGTATGGAAGATGAAAGACATTCTGAAAAAGAACCGGGCAAAGTTTGTCTTTTACGAAGAGTCGAAGAATCGAAAGCTGGCGGAAAAATTAGCAAAAGAGCTCGGTATAGAAATTTTACCCCTCAATCCTGGCCATTCTGTTTCAAAAAAGGATCTGGAAGGGGGGATAACGTTTGAAAAAATCATGGAGAATAACCTTCAGAGTCTTAGGAAGGGCTTGGAATGCAACCCGTAG
- a CDS encoding metal ABC transporter ATP-binding protein has protein sequence MQPVVSVKNIDFFYNSEFVLKDVSFELKKGDYLGIVGPNGSGKTTLVRLILGYLRPKRGEIEVFGKSPKDLKTKSLIGYLPQIIPDRKFHFPLTVMEVVLMGLVSQKSFPKLVTKKDVDKATEVLKMMNVLDLQKRLIGELSGGERQKVFLCRALVHEPELLILDEPVSALDPESRGEFYVLLERLRKERETTIIMVTHDAGEIGNYATKLLYLDRRVIFFGSFEKFCESEEMTKYFGEHSQHLICHRHNRKKAWLNSLENHLFLKQ, from the coding sequence ATGCAACCCGTAGTTTCCGTTAAAAATATCGATTTTTTTTACAACTCGGAATTCGTTCTAAAAGATGTGAGTTTCGAACTTAAAAAAGGAGATTATTTAGGGATTGTTGGACCCAACGGTTCTGGAAAGACAACTCTTGTGAGATTGATTCTCGGTTACCTTAGGCCAAAGAGGGGAGAGATTGAGGTTTTCGGAAAAAGCCCAAAAGATCTAAAAACGAAATCCCTTATAGGATATTTGCCGCAAATCATCCCAGACAGAAAATTCCATTTTCCTTTGACAGTTATGGAAGTGGTTCTCATGGGGCTTGTTTCACAGAAAAGCTTTCCAAAGTTAGTAACTAAAAAAGATGTGGATAAGGCTACAGAAGTTCTTAAAATGATGAACGTGCTTGACCTACAAAAGAGACTGATAGGCGAACTTTCCGGAGGCGAAAGACAGAAAGTATTTCTGTGTAGAGCGCTTGTTCATGAACCTGAGCTTCTGATTTTGGATGAACCAGTAAGTGCACTAGATCCGGAAAGTAGAGGCGAATTTTACGTCCTACTTGAAAGACTTAGGAAAGAGAGAGAAACAACCATAATCATGGTTACACACGATGCAGGAGAAATAGGCAACTACGCAACGAAATTGCTCTATTTAGACAGAAGAGTAATCTTTTTTGGGAGCTTTGAAAAATTTTGTGAGTCGGAGGAGATGACAAAGTACTTTGGCGAACACTCCCAGCACCTTATATGCCATAGACATAACAGAAAAAAGGCATGGTTGAACTCTTTAGAGAACCATTTATTCTTAAAGCAGTAG
- a CDS encoding metal ABC transporter permease, translating to MVELFREPFILKAVVCGILISVPLSGLGLFLVLRRLSLIGDGLAHVSFGGVSLGILLGKSPLYFTIPFCVLASIGILKVRKAVKISPDAAVGIISSFGIASGIAISAWKGGFSLEVLNYLFGSVLSVHDEDLLIAFIFSIIFLGYLIFFYTDLISTTFDDELAYAEGINVERINTILGIFTALTIVQAIKIIGVLLVTSLLIMPAVTALQFSKGFKRTLFLSMIFGVISVVVGIGLSIVVDLPSGSSIVLVSFGILLLSVFFARKKRLTTGKN from the coding sequence ATGGTTGAACTCTTTAGAGAACCATTTATTCTTAAAGCAGTAGTTTGTGGGATTTTAATCTCTGTACCCCTTTCCGGACTAGGTCTATTTTTAGTGTTGAGAAGGTTATCTCTCATCGGAGATGGACTGGCCCATGTGAGTTTTGGAGGGGTCTCTTTAGGGATACTTCTAGGGAAGTCACCTCTATATTTCACAATCCCCTTTTGTGTGTTAGCTTCCATAGGTATACTTAAGGTGAGAAAGGCGGTAAAGATAAGTCCGGATGCTGCAGTAGGCATCATATCTTCTTTTGGTATCGCGTCAGGCATCGCTATTTCAGCCTGGAAAGGGGGATTTAGTCTTGAGGTTTTAAACTACCTATTTGGCAGTGTCCTTTCCGTGCACGACGAAGATCTACTCATTGCTTTTATTTTCAGCATTATTTTCTTGGGGTATCTCATTTTTTTTTATACTGACCTCATATCGACCACTTTTGATGATGAACTTGCCTACGCTGAGGGGATAAACGTCGAGAGGATCAATACGATACTTGGAATTTTTACGGCTTTAACTATTGTACAGGCAATAAAGATAATTGGTGTTCTTCTTGTCACATCGCTTCTAATAATGCCTGCTGTGACCGCTTTGCAGTTTTCGAAAGGTTTCAAAAGGACACTTTTCCTTTCCATGATCTTTGGGGTTATCTCTGTTGTTGTGGGGATAGGGCTTTCGATAGTAGTCGATTTGCCTTCTGGGTCCTCGATAGTACTTGTGAGTTTCGGAATTCTTCTCCTCTCCGTCTTCTTTGCGAGAAAAAAACGGTTGACAACCGGTAAAAACTGA